The following proteins are encoded in a genomic region of Microtus ochrogaster isolate Prairie Vole_2 chromosome 5, MicOch1.0, whole genome shotgun sequence:
- the Isl2 gene encoding insulin gene enhancer protein ISL-2, with protein sequence MVDIIFHYPFLGAMGDHSKKKPGTAMCVGCGSQIHDQFILRVSPDLEWHAACLKCAECSQYLDETCTCFVRDGKTYCKRDYVRLFGIKCAQCQVGFSSSDLVMRARDSVYHIECFRCSVCSRQLLPGDEFSLREHELLCRADHGLLLERAAAGSPRSPGPLPGARGLHLPDTGSGRQPSLRTHVHKQAEKTTRVRTVLNEKQLHTLRTCYAANPRPDALMKEQLVEMTGLSPRVIRVWFQNKRCKDKKKSILMKQLQQQQHSDKASLQGLTGTPLVAGSPIRHENAVQGSAVEVQTYQPPWKALSEFALQSDLDQPAFQQLVSFSESGSLGNSSGSDVTSLSSQLPDTPNSMVPSPVET encoded by the exons atggtggatattatttttcattatcctTTTCTGGGTGCTATGGGGGATCATTCCAAGA AGAAGCCCGGGACGGCCATGTGCGTGGGCTGCGGGAGTCAGATCCACGACCAGTTTATCCTTCGGGTGTCGCCCGACCTCGAGTGGCACGCCGCCTGCCTCAAGTGCGCCGAGTGCAGCCAGTACCTGGACGAGACGTGCACGTGCTTCGTGAGAGACGGGAAAACCTACTGCAAGCGGGACTACGTCAG GCTGTTCGGCATCAAGTGCGCCCAGTGCCAGGTGGGCTTCAGCAGCAGCGACCTGGTGATGCGGGCGCGGGACAGCGTGTACCACATCGAGTGCTTCCGCTGCTCCGTGTGCAGCCGCCAGCTGCTGCCGGGAGATGAGTTCTCGCTGCGGGAGCACGAGCTGCTCTGCCGAGCCGACCACGGCCTCCTGCTGGAGCGCGCTGCGGCCGGCAGCCCGCGTAGTCCCGGCCCGCTCCCCGGCGCCCGCGGCCTGCATCTGCCAG ACACCGGGTCCGGACGGCAGCCCTCGCTGCGCACGCACGTGCACAAGCAGGCAGAGAAGACAACCAGGGTGCGGACTGTGCTCAACGAGAAGCAGCTGCACACCCTGAGGACCTGCTACGCCGCTAACCCGCGGCCCGACGCGCTCATGAAGGAGCAGCTAGTGGAGATGACGGGCCTGAGCCCACGGGTCATCCGCGTGTGGTTCCAGAACAAGCGTTGCAAGGACAAGAAGAAGTCTATTCTCATGAAACagctacagcagcagcagcacagcgACAAGGCG AGCCTCCAGGGACTGACTGGGACGCCCCTGGTGGCGGGCAGCCCCATCCGCCATGAGAACGCGGTGCAGGGCAGCGCAGTGGAGGTGCAGACGTACCAGCCGCCTTGGAAAGCGCTCAGCGAGTTCGCACTCCAGAGTGACTTGGACCAACCCGCTTTTCAACAGCTG GTCTCCTTCTCAGAGTCTGGCTCCCTAGGCAACTCCTCCGGCAGCGACGTGACCTCTCTGTCCTCACAGCTCCCGGACACCCCCAACAGTATGGTGCCGAGTCCCGTGGAGACGTGA